The Alteromonas stellipolaris genome includes a region encoding these proteins:
- a CDS encoding Lcl C-terminal domain-containing protein — MKILAPVLAPLAASLMLVSTSLSAQTCLSDGLETTPDEDFTTITSSTVLHEPTDLVWERCAEGQTWDGSTCDGEAVKYTWQQALKLAQAASDEDLLGWRLPNVKELATIVERDCVRPAVNSTMFPETPPDDFWTSTPSVDDPDRAWVVAFFNSSHSIKEKDRFIYVRLVRTYTND, encoded by the coding sequence ATGAAAATTTTAGCACCTGTATTAGCACCACTAGCAGCATCATTGATGTTAGTTTCTACTAGTTTGTCTGCACAAACCTGTTTGTCAGATGGGCTTGAAACCACACCGGATGAAGACTTTACCACCATCACCAGTAGTACGGTGTTACATGAGCCAACCGACTTGGTGTGGGAGCGCTGTGCAGAAGGCCAAACGTGGGACGGGTCTACCTGTGATGGCGAAGCGGTGAAGTACACGTGGCAGCAAGCCTTAAAATTAGCGCAAGCGGCCAGTGACGAAGACTTATTAGGCTGGCGACTTCCCAATGTTAAAGAACTTGCCACCATTGTTGAGCGTGATTGTGTACGCCCCGCTGTGAACAGCACTATGTTCCCCGAAACACCACCCGATGACTTCTGGACTTCTACTCCTTCAGTTGATGATCCTGATAGGGCTTGGGTAGTGGCTTTCTTCAATTCGAGCCATTCAATCAAAGAGAAAGATCGCTTTATTTACGTTAGATTGGTGCGAACGTACACAAACGATTAG
- a CDS encoding YggN family protein, protein MKYFERLLLGIVSTVLLVGWVKPASAEIACNIDFAYGLAVNDTQLRVMEKSRTRVQINDQTQLFIDGRWQTLSAEQSEWLGEYAHGLHYVVPKMIVLATEGVDLAVDTIESVYLGLVGSDHDSYERLNSAMKRVKVRVKDKFRHASNHYFIGPGSLESVDDFVDSEIEAQLEEAISTSVGGILSAISGINTNSDEVNSEKVAEITRQLGTVGEQLERDMNSKATSLRNKAEWICNKLKRLDVAEEKLRASIPALQPYNLITSHSPEETE, encoded by the coding sequence ATGAAATATTTTGAACGCCTTTTACTAGGTATTGTAAGCACCGTGCTACTTGTTGGGTGGGTTAAACCAGCCTCGGCAGAAATTGCGTGCAACATTGATTTTGCTTATGGCTTAGCTGTAAACGACACTCAACTTCGCGTTATGGAAAAGTCCCGCACACGGGTGCAAATTAACGATCAAACTCAGCTTTTTATTGATGGGCGTTGGCAGACCCTTTCCGCTGAACAAAGCGAGTGGTTAGGAGAGTACGCCCACGGTCTGCATTATGTGGTGCCTAAAATGATTGTTTTGGCTACCGAGGGTGTCGACTTAGCAGTAGATACTATTGAAAGTGTTTATCTAGGTTTAGTGGGAAGCGATCACGACAGCTACGAGCGCTTAAATAGCGCCATGAAGCGAGTAAAAGTAAGGGTTAAAGACAAGTTCCGTCATGCAAGTAATCACTATTTCATTGGCCCAGGATCGCTTGAAAGCGTGGACGATTTTGTTGATAGTGAGATTGAAGCCCAACTGGAAGAGGCTATTTCTACCTCGGTAGGTGGTATCTTGTCGGCTATTAGTGGTATTAATACCAACAGCGATGAAGTGAACAGTGAGAAGGTCGCTGAAATTACCCGTCAATTAGGCACGGTAGGTGAGCAGCTTGAAAGAGATATGAATAGCAAAGCAACCAGCCTGCGAAATAAAGCAGAGTGGATTTGTAACAAGCTAAAACGATTAGATGTTGCTGAAGAAAAGCTTCGCGCTTCAATTCCGGCACTGCAACCGTATAACCTCATTACTTCCCATTCCCCAGAAGAAACGGAATAG